GTCAGAGAGAGCGTCTCTGAACGGAGCGGTCGGCGGttctggagacggcgaagaagacggaccgccgcgcttccttcccttctcctaCGCCGCGGCAAAGAAGGCGCTcgcggaagggaaggaagtcGTCGCTGCGGCGCTGGTGAGCCAGCAGAAGAGCAGTGAGAAGGCCCAGACTGCCCGCCGTGGCGACGACCGtgaaggcgcgaggaagacgttGCAGCAGCTAAAGGAAGAGTCGAGTgcaggaggcgaagctgcTGGAAGCAAAGTGGAGAGGTTCCAGCAGCGAGATGAGCCGAAGAACGCTGCGCTGCAGGCACTTGTCGTGAATCCCcacgagagaggccgagagaggaggggtGCTCGAGAGGACCCGGACGGGGAGACACCGCCtcgcggagggcgaggcgggcgcgGAGGGACGggcggaggcaggagaagaagaagagacgacggcttcgaagaggaaggccTCTACATGAAGGATTCCAAGGCACCGGTCTCCTACAATCTCCTCGACCTGATTTGCAAAGAAAAACCCAGCAGCGCAAGCGCGACAGGGAACGAGCAGACGGCAGGAGCGactcccttctctttgcaTCCCAGAGACGAGGGCCCCACGGCCTCCACCAGTGTCTCGACACTTCAAAGACCCGGTTCGTCCGAGCCGGCCTCTCGGCCTGCCAGGGACAGAGGCAGGGCCGGAGGCTCAGGGCAGAGCAGAGGGGGACGAGGGCACGGGGTCGTTTCTGGAGACAGCTCTCCTCGAGGCGGAAAAAATCccgaggagggaagaggcggcaaTTTCTTCTCTTACTACTACGCCGAAGATCCGTCTACGATggctctcttcccttctgcaCACGCTCCTGCGTATGCTCAGAGAAGCTCAGCACGCGGTGGAGTCTCTTCGACCCGTCCCGGAGGCAGTTACGCCGGTGGAGGTCATCACAACGCCTCGGGTCCGCAGTCGTACTCTTCTCATTCGCCTTCTACCGCCTATCCTgcaccgtctctctctgctcaccCTTCGCCGCACGCGCATGCCACTAGACGCGCTGCAGAGGCAGCTCGTACTCTCGATTCCGGCCCTGGTCACGTGcgcggagcgagagggagagggagaggaggagagcggGGACGAGGTATgggaagggggagaggcggagggggaagggggaaaagggagtTTTAGGACGCACTGAGGCACCTGAAACGGCCGTTTTTGTCAAAGTGAATCGGggcaaaaaggaaaagcggTGGGCCACCAGGAACGAacagggaaaaaagggaTTTCCCCAGCTGGAGACACCTGAGACGCATTTGTATTCGCAGCTGCACGCGGGGTGGAACGCATCCGCGCCGCCTGCTTAGTCAAGGGAGCGGACGCTGCGGTCTTAGCCCCGGCGGTAGGTGTGGTTCTGTCTTTGTATCGCCAACGTCCTGCATTCGTTGTGTCAGTGACCGTTTTTTACTGTGCCAGGAATGGCGGCCATCGAGGCAGAATGTAGCCTTGGGGGACGGGGTGGATTAGAACCGCCTCCGTGGCGCTTGTTTCCCTATCGTCTGTCCTACGCGTCTAACAAAAAAAACCGTATTTGGGGAGTTCACCGTACCCCAGTTGTGTCTGTTTACTGTTCGACTGAACCTCTACAGCAACAAGGATGTTCCACTTCAGGTAGGTTCTTTGTGTAGCAATGCCGTGTGAAAGAAGAAATAGACGCTCTCGCGTAGATAGAAAGGGTTACACGCGCAGGCAAGATAGGGCCGCACGCAGCAGCTACGACTGCGGGTTTtgacgcgtttcccctcttaACTCAGGGGGGGTAGTGACGACCGACTCGTGAGTTTTGCCGCATATACACAGCACCTGACTCCTAGCTGCTGGTCCGCAGCAGGTGGAGAGCAGGGTGACCACCCCGTTTTTAAGGGCGTGCTTCGGAAAAAATAGGTGAAACTTCAGCCATGTCATCGCCAACAGTGTCATTTTTGCCTGGGAAAGACTCAACTGACGGAGAGGAATCGGTGCAAATGCGGCGTGCGAAGTCCACTCCTGCCTGCACGATACAGCGAGTCAGGGATGCGAGTCGACGCTTTGAGGCAAATTCCACAGCGAGAGCAGAAGCCTGACCTGAAGGAAACCGGCTTCTGTGAAAGAATTCGACATATTTGACGACCCCGCCGAAGCGACTTGCTCCATCGTGGTGTGGGCATTGGCACAGGCTTAAAAAGGAAACGCAAGCGTCCTCAACAGCAGCGTGTGGCGACAGACCCGAGGTGATCCCATGTGGCACAGTATCTTTGGCAAGACATTTTGGGGGAGCGGAGACTACGAGTCGGGCTCTTGAACGAAACCGTTTGCAAAAATGGATATCTCCGCATTAGTCATCAGGTGGCTTTTACATGAGAGACGCCCGCCACGAGTTGACTGTCTAAAACACTTGATCAGACAACACGTGGAAAGGAGCAGaaagtgtctctcctgtggTAATTCCTCGCGGCAGAGAGGTGCacgcgctctctgcttctttgtGTCGTTTCATGACTCTGGTAAACGGGGACGAATTGAGTAGCAATCGCCCCACAATTTCTTTCGTTGTCGCTGCCTTCACTCACAAGGTTGCCCTGGTGTTGCGAGCCGTACATTTAGTGAACGGCTAGCGAGAGCGCAAAGTACGCAATCATTGCGTAGAGCTCAGATACTTGCCTGCTGAGCAAGAGAATGCTGCCTTACGTGTCACAACCGTGCATAACTGACTCAATGATGCAAACAGGATCTCCGAACATCATTAGCAAACCGTGTTGTCTCCGGCATAAGCAGGGGTCACGCCAAGACTTGTGAGTCCGTACCGTAGTCGAAATATATGTTTAGGATGAATAATCGAAAACGAGAAATCGTTTTTGTCGGCCCGGTAAGGAAGCGGAACGCAAGACCCCTCAGAAGCCAATCTTGTTACGTTAATGGCCACCGTCGGTGTTGCTGGCCCGACTTGAATGGCACAGTAAACGCCAGCAGGGTTTTCTCCCTTGTACGCATCCTCACTCCTATTCTTTTGTTTGGTACACACAGGCTGCCCTCGAGACTGTTGCAGGTTCCCCTTGTAAGGATATGCCGTTTTCTTCACCGCAGacttccgttttctttttaCGTCTGCTGAAAGTCTCGTGTCCAACAAGTTGCAAGTGCCGCCAGATGGCCGGTCAAGCCAGATAGGCAGAAACCCGCCACTTTTGCAGCGCCAGCTAACAGGCTACCGGTGGTTCCATGATAAAAGCACCCTGGTCGCTGTAGCTCCTCTGTAGTCCATATGAATGTATATAACGCTGGAAATCACACAAGCAATACGTATGTGGGTTGTAAAAACTTGGTCGTGGTGTAGGGGGTCGGAAGTGGCCTTTTGAGGCAACAAAACGTTTTCTCAATTGCCAATCGTGTGGCGTAGTGCCGCAGCATAAGGAGTATGAGACATCAGCTCTGAACGTACAATGGCGCCAGTTCGTACGCAAATTCTCATTGGTTCTGTTCGTACGAGCATCGCAAACGCCCGCTGGAACCGCGGCGTGGTTTCGATCCTTCGCATCAGCACTAGGTCCCGCCGGCGTAGAGCCCCAGGTTAGACCGGATCCGATCGAGTCTGCCAGTCTCTCCGTCCTGTTACACCCTGCGACTACCTGGGTCCTTTTGTACCCTACTTCCTGTCTCGGCATCTCTCGTTTATTTTTAGACCGGCACCTCTTGAGGTAAGAAACTCTCGTAACCCTTTTTCTTTAATTTTGATTTCAAAAGAAGTTAGTGAGTTCACACCCGGAAACATGCAACGCCCAGGTTGTGAGGAGAACGCAAAAATGTTGGAAAAGAGTGGAAGGGGCGACATTTTTTACGCCAAAGAGATTCGCGGATATCTGGGGAAGTGAATACGGCGCAAGACCAGCCACCAGCTTTGACGCTGGATTGTTCCTTCAACACAGTTGTATGTTTGCATTTATAtttatgcatgcacatacataaATAAATCTGTATACAGCGAAGATCTGGGATATATGGGTATGCTTCACATTTGCAGTGGGCATACACATGCGCAGTGAGCATACACGATTCGTTTCCCCCGGTCATATCTTCTCTCCTGGCAGGCATGTGAGACTAGTTATGCCTGCGGTGCATGTCGGACGCGGGTCCCCTCTACCCAAGGAGCGGGGGCACATACAGGATGAGTGCCTCATGACTGCCGTTAGCGCAATTCGAGTTGATAGGAAGGCAGAAtaaaaaacgaaaaggcaCCCCAAAAACTGAAGGTAGAAGATCCCTCTGTCACTCGATTCACACAACAGCACAAAACAAGAAAGCACCTTTTCGGTGCCGTCGCCAAAATTATTCGCGTCCTGCACCCGTCAGCTCATCAGGTCCCCGCGCCCTACCAGTGAGCTCGCTCCCAGTCCCACAGACATCCCGAGGCTGTTTGATACAGCTAGTCGTTACCTCCCACGTCGAAgccttctcggctttccTTCTACATAATATTCTTCCAGATTTGCCTGCAGACTGTGGCTGAGTGCTACCTTATGGGCGCTCCCAAATTGTAAGAGTCCCTGCACTGTGTCCCTCAGCCTATTTTGAGCTAGACCCTGTCCCGCCGCAGGTCTCGGTCCTTGAGCCTCAGTGCACGTCATCTTCAGAGATGAGAGAGCTGCCTCGGCTCCTCTGTTGCTCACCCGAGCGGGCacttctttccgttctttcggacagcctctcgtctcccgaTCCTTGGCGGGGTTCTGATTCTGCGCCCATCTGCGCCACAGACGACCCGCGATTCAGTTGCCTCGAAGCTTCTGAAGTTCTTCCTTCCTGAACAGCCGCGCGTACTTCTTTCATCTGGTCTGCTGTGAGAAATTCCATTTGTCGCCCTTGCTGGGGAGGGCCGCACACGGCACCCGCGCCACAGAGGTTCATGGCGTCCTCGGCGGCGAGTTGGTTGTGGGCTCTGATGTACTCGTCTGAAACACGAAGAGTGCctggaggagaggcgacatCGAAGCCTTGCTCTGCGATGGCTGAGTCGGGGACTTCCTTGCGAACCATGACCGCAGGCATTTCCTTGACAGCTTGCATCGGGTACGGGACAATGAGAGGCGCGGGGCACTCAAGAGAGACATCGAAGACGGGGACAAAGCGTTCAACGTGGACGATCTTCTCAACCGGAGTCCACACATATTTGACTTCGTCCACGTATTTGGGGACCTCGATAATCTTCGGGACCTTCTTTTCGATGGTGTCAACGACGACTTCGTGTTCAACAACCTTGTCGACGAACTTCACTTGCGGCACCTCCACTTCGATTTCTTCTTGCTTACCAACATACTTAACGACGGGACGCGGGACCTCTCTAATGTCCCATTTGGCAACGAACTTATGAGTAAAGCCTGTCACGATAGGGACCACGACCTCTTTCTCGACATACTTGATCTGTTCCACATCAAAATCTTCGTGATCCGCGTTAATCTGCATGACAGGAACCTCATGCTCGACCCCCTGGTTGTACACCTTAGGTCTCACAGCGTCCACCACGTCGACTTGAGGCACTTCAATGATTTTGTCGCGCCGGTGAATCTCCTGGATGACGGGGACGGGGACAAGGGGCTGGCCGcagcgcagctgcagctTCCCGTCCCTCGTCCACCTCCACATGTTGTCTCCATAGCCCTGTTCGTATGTTTCTGCGCCATTGACCGCTCCCATCTGAGCCCCCCCGCAACAGTTGCCGAACACGCCGCCGTTGTCCATAGGAATTCTGTTCTGATGCCAGTTGTACATGGGTAGTGGGTTGCTGGCGCCGGCAAAACTGCCCATGGTGGCCATGCCCGGGACAGTCTGGTTCGCGGGCATCGACCCTGGGAATCCCGCTGGAGGGGTGAAAAGTGGCGAAGGCGGGGCGCCTGGCATCTGGGTTTGTGGAGCCGTTCCCGCAGCCGGAAAACTGGTCATGGAAgccagaggaggaaaacccGGAGTCGGGCCAGATTGGGTAGGGGCCGTCTGCGCCATTTCGCAGGAATAAACACGAAACTAAAGAGAAACTACCACCACACACTCCAGTAGAAAGCGACAAGACGGACGGGGGTCAACAGGAGCAGTTCACCGAGAAGCGAAGTATCTGGGTGACTCGAAAGTTGCGCACTGCCCCGAAGCAGCTGGGCTCTCCCGCTGGTTCGACCGCGGCGCCTAGAAGGAAACGGCGGTTGGTCGACGAGCAAGGGAGACACCTCtgcaaacgagagaaagccgagagCAACGACACAATGACTTAAAAGCAAAAACTTAACCCAGTGTGTTTCACAAGGTGGCCGACGAGCTAAAAGCAGTCGATTGGACGGGCGGGTTGTCGGAGCGGGCAGCAAGCGACTGAGCAACTGCGCGGCCC
This sequence is a window from Neospora caninum Liverpool complete genome, chromosome V. Protein-coding genes within it:
- a CDS encoding Articulin family protein, related, translating into MAQTAPTQSGPTPGFPPLASMTSFPAAGTAPQTQMPGAPPSPLFTPPAGFPGSMPANQTVPGMATMGSFAGASNPLPMYNWHQNRIPMDNGGVFGNCCGGAQMGAVNGAETYEQGYGDNMWRWTRDGKLQLRCGQPLVPVPVIQEIHRRDKIIEVPQVDVVDAVRPKVYNQGVEHEVPVMQINADHEDFDVEQIKYVEKEVVVPIVTGFTHKFVAKWDIREVPRPVVKYVGKQEEIEVEVPQVKFVDKVVEHEVVVDTIEKKVPKIIEVPKYVDEVKYVWTPVEKIVHVERFVPVFDVSLECPAPLIVPYPMQAVKEMPAVMVRKEVPDSAIAEQGFDVASPPGTLRVSDEYIRAHNQLAAEDAMNLCGAGAVCGPPQQGRQMEFLTADQMKEVRAAVQEGRTSEASRQLNRGSSVAQMGAESEPRQGSGDERLSERTERSARSGEQQRSRGSSLISEDDVH